The proteins below are encoded in one region of Hordeum vulgare subsp. vulgare chromosome 3H, MorexV3_pseudomolecules_assembly, whole genome shotgun sequence:
- the LOC123444624 gene encoding protein GAMETE CELL DEFECTIVE 1, mitochondrial yields the protein MFALRKTLLHGRLPAPPATAASRISSFLRSLCTSPGGEGGGDEWGSSWSTGITKDHFDGSASAVGRPSPSAPVSKELAAVRAMDEEEEILRSVDRDNKEGKEFVDSWDKRFQETCELLKQVREPGSRGSYLKDSEKQEMYRLHKEDPATYTVERLAKDFRVMRQRVHAILWLKEMEEEEERKQGKPLDDSVEILLDSCPEFFNSHDREFHVASLPYKPDFKVMPEGWDGTTRDPDEVLYEISMKEDQMLYEEFVQRLEFNKKKVAGEVKCHKYSRRRPDDGWAYMVEKLGPQGRRGSGGGWKFISLPDGSSRPLNDTEKMYVKRETPKRRRRIIAPYK from the exons ATGTTCGCCCTCCGCAAAACCCTGCTCCACGgccgcctccccgcgccgccggccaccgccgcctccaggaTCTCCTCATTCCTCCGCTCCCTCTGCACATCTCCGGGGGGCGAGGGGGGCGGGGACGAATGGGGCTCCTCCTGGTCCACCGGCATCACCAAGGACCACTTCGACGGGTCCGCCTCCGCCGtcggccgcccctccccgtccgCCCCCGTCTCCAAGGAGCTGGCGGCCGTACGCGCCATggacgaggaggaagagatcctgcGCTCCGTGGATCGCGACaacaaggaagggaaggagttcgTGGACTCGTGGGACAAGCGGTTTCAGGAGACGTGCGAGCTGCTGAAGCAGGTGCGGGAGCCCGGATCCCGGGGCTCCTACCTCAAGGACTCGGAGAAGCAGGAGATGTACCGGCTGCACAAGGAGGACCCCGCCACGTACACCGTGGAGCGGCTCGCCAAGGACTTCCGCGTCATGCGGCAGCGCGTGCACGCCATCCTCTGGctcaaggagatggaggaggaggaggagaggaagcagGGCAAGCCGCTCGACGACTCCGTCGAGATCCTGCTAGATAGCTGCCCAGA GTTTTTCAATTCCCATGACAGGGAGTTTCATGTGGCATCTCTTCCATATAAACCTGACTTCAAAGTTATGCCTGAGGGCTGGGATGGTACAACAAGAGATCCTGATGAGGTCCTGTATGAGATTTCGATGAAGGAAGACCAGATGTTATATGAGGAATTTGTTCAACGCTTGGAGTTCAACAAGAAAAAG GTGGCAGGGGAGGTGAAGTGCCACAAGTACAGCAGACGACGACCAGACGATGGATGGGCCTACATGGTTGAGAAGCTCGGACCACAGGGAAGGCGTGGTTCAGGAGGGGGCTGGAAGTTCATCAGTTTGCCCGATGGATCAAGCCGCCCACTGAACGACACGGAGAAGATGTATGTGAAGAGGGAGACTCCCAAACGGCGGAGGAGGATCATTGCTCCTTACAAGTAA